Proteins encoded by one window of Porphyrobacter sp. YT40:
- the dxs gene encoding 1-deoxy-D-xylulose-5-phosphate synthase: protein MTQPPYTPLLDQVDTPDDLRRLKPEQLRQLADELRAEMIDAVSVSGGHLGSGLGVVELTVAIHYVFNTPDDKLVWDVGHQCYPHKIITGRRDRIRTLRQGGGLSGFTKRSESEYDPFGAAHSSTSISAALGFAVANKLQGKPGRGIAVIGDGSMSAGMAYEAMNNAAQAGNRLIVILNDNDMSIAPPVGGLSAYLARMVSSSEYLGIRSLASRAVKKLSRRMHDTIGKAEEFTRGMVTGGTLFEELGFYYVGPIDGHNLDHLLPVLENVRDTSEGPVLIHVVTEKGKGYAPAENSADKYHGVPKFNVVTGEKAKSNPSAPAYQDVFGLTLAKLAESDDRICAITAAMPSGTGVDKFAKAHPTRTFDVGIAEQHAVTFAAGLAAEGMRPFAAIYSTFLQRAYDQVVHDVCIQNLPVRFAIDRAGLVGADGATHAGSFDITYLATLPNMVVMAAADEAELVHMTYTAAEYDEGPIAFRYPRGNGTGVPLPEVPVKLEIGKGRLVREGSKVAILSLGARLTEALKAADTLEAKGLSTTVADLRFAKPLDEDLIAKLMRSHEVIVTVEEGAIGGLGAHVLTFASDSGLTDNGLKVRTLRLPDTFIDHDDPMKQYDEAGLNAPQIVDTVLKALKHNSAGIETGEEARA from the coding sequence ATGACACAACCGCCTTACACTCCGCTGCTCGATCAGGTTGACACTCCCGACGATCTGCGCCGCCTGAAGCCCGAACAACTCCGCCAGCTTGCCGACGAACTCCGCGCCGAGATGATCGACGCGGTCAGCGTTTCCGGGGGCCATCTCGGCTCCGGCCTCGGGGTGGTCGAGCTGACCGTCGCGATCCACTATGTCTTCAACACGCCCGACGACAAGCTGGTGTGGGACGTGGGCCACCAGTGCTACCCGCACAAGATCATCACCGGCCGCCGCGACCGCATCCGCACCTTGCGGCAGGGCGGGGGGCTAAGCGGCTTCACCAAGCGGTCGGAAAGCGAATACGATCCGTTCGGCGCGGCGCACTCCTCGACCTCGATTTCGGCGGCGCTGGGCTTTGCCGTGGCCAACAAGCTGCAGGGCAAGCCGGGGCGCGGTATCGCGGTGATCGGCGACGGTTCGATGAGCGCCGGGATGGCCTACGAGGCGATGAACAACGCCGCGCAGGCGGGCAACCGGCTGATCGTGATCCTCAACGACAACGACATGTCGATCGCCCCGCCCGTCGGCGGCCTCTCGGCCTATCTCGCGCGCATGGTTTCCTCGAGCGAATATCTCGGCATCCGCAGCCTCGCCAGCCGCGCGGTCAAGAAGCTCAGCCGCCGGATGCACGACACCATCGGCAAGGCCGAGGAATTCACCCGCGGCATGGTGACCGGCGGGACGCTGTTTGAGGAACTGGGCTTCTACTATGTCGGCCCGATCGACGGGCACAATCTCGACCACCTGCTGCCCGTGCTGGAGAACGTGCGCGACACCTCGGAAGGCCCGGTGCTGATCCATGTCGTGACCGAAAAGGGCAAGGGCTATGCCCCGGCCGAAAACTCCGCCGACAAGTATCACGGCGTGCCAAAGTTCAACGTCGTCACCGGCGAAAAGGCCAAGAGCAACCCCAGCGCGCCTGCCTATCAGGACGTGTTCGGCCTGACGCTGGCGAAGCTCGCCGAGAGCGATGACCGCATCTGCGCGATCACCGCCGCAATGCCGAGCGGCACCGGCGTCGACAAGTTCGCCAAGGCGCACCCCACCCGCACCTTCGATGTCGGCATTGCCGAACAGCACGCGGTGACATTCGCGGCGGGCCTAGCGGCCGAGGGGATGCGGCCCTTTGCGGCGATCTATTCCACCTTCCTCCAGCGCGCCTATGACCAGGTGGTGCACGATGTGTGCATCCAGAACCTGCCCGTGCGCTTCGCGATCGACCGCGCGGGGCTGGTCGGCGCCGACGGGGCGACCCACGCGGGGAGCTTCGACATTACCTATCTTGCCACGCTGCCGAACATGGTGGTGATGGCCGCCGCCGACGAGGCGGAGCTGGTCCACATGACCTACACCGCCGCCGAGTATGATGAAGGCCCCATCGCCTTCCGCTATCCGCGCGGCAACGGCACCGGGGTTCCCCTGCCCGAGGTTCCGGTGAAGCTCGAAATCGGCAAGGGCCGCCTGGTGCGTGAAGGCAGCAAGGTCGCGATCCTCTCGCTGGGCGCGCGCCTGACCGAGGCACTGAAGGCCGCCGACACGCTGGAGGCCAAGGGGCTTTCCACCACGGTCGCCGACCTGCGCTTCGCCAAGCCGCTCGACGAAGACCTGATCGCCAAGCTGATGCGCAGCCACGAGGTGATCGTGACGGTCGAGGAAGGCGCCATCGGCGGCCTCGGCGCGCACGTGCTGACCTTTGCCAGCGACTCCGGCCTCACCGACAACGGGTTGAAAGTTCGTACCCTGCGCCTGCCCGATACCTTCATCGATCACGACGATCCGATGAAGCAGTACGACGAGGCGGGGCTCAACGCGCCGCAGATCGTCGATACGGTGCTGAAAGCGCTGAAGCACAACTCTGCCGGGATCGAGACGGGCGAGGAAGCGCGGGCCTGA